AGTCAGCCTGCCGAAAGCGATCAAAGGCAAACGGCAAGAAGTCGCGGCTTAGGCCTTCCCCCGTGTCGCTAACGATGATGCGCGCAGACTGGCCGGCGCGCTCAAGTCGGATATGAACGCGCCCGCCCGCGGGTGTGAACTTGACGGCGTTCGACAGTAGATTCCAGACCACCTGTTGTAAACGGTCGGCGTCGCCGCTGATGATGCCGGCGTCCTCGTCCAGGGCTAATGTAATCTCAATCCCTTTGGCATTCGCCGCCGGGCGCAGCGCCACGACCGCCGCTGCGATGACCGGCGACAGCTCAAGGGGATGTGGCTTCAGTTGTAGCTTGCCGGTAATGATGTGCGAGACGTCAAGAATGTCTTCGACGACCTGCGTCTGCAAACGGACGTTACGCTCGATGGTCTCAAGCGCCAGGTCGCGGGTTTCGTCATCGAGCCGGCCCGTGCGCAGCATACGCGACCAGCCGATCATGGCGTTGAGCGGCGTGCGCAGCTCGTGCGACACGGTCGCCAGGAATTCGTCCTTTATGCGATTGGCCGCTTCGGAGTCGGCGCGCGCCGCCTGCTCTCTGGCTAGCAGCTCGTCGCGCTCGACGATGGCGCGTTGCGCCTGCTGATAGAGCCGTGCGTTTTCAATGGCGATGGCGGCATGTGGCGCCAGTCCGACGACGATGCGCTCGGCGCGCTCGGTGAAAACGTTCGGGTCCGGGTGGCCGAAGAACAGGCCGCCGACGACTTCGCCTGAGCGCAGCACGACCGGCACGGCCAGGTAGCTGACGACCGGCAGATGGCCCGGCGGGATGCCATGATAAGGCGAGTTCTTGCCATAGCGCGGGTCGCGGCGCACGTCGGCCAGCCGGATGACGCTTTCGCCGCGAAAGGTCGGCCCGAAAATCTCGGTGGCGCGCGGCATCGGGAAATTCTTGAAGTGCTCGATTGGCATGCCCGACAGCGTGTAGAGCATGTACGACGCGCCGCTTTCATCAACCACGTTGTAGAAGAACGAGCCGAAGCGCGCGCCGGTCAGCTCAGTGGCCGCGTCGGTAAGCGCCTGGACGATTTTTCTGACATCCAGCTCGGCGGCGAGGATTTTCCCGATGCGATTGACGGCGGCAAGCTCTTCGGCTTGCTCGCTGAGCGCCAGTGCGGTGCGCTGGCGCTGAGTGACATCGCGGAGGATCGACAGGTGGCGGCCCGGCAGGATGTTGGCGCGCGCATTGTATTCGAGATCGCGCACCTCGCCGTCGGGACGGATGAGCCGGAAAAGCCCTTGCTGCTCGCCTGCATCGAGGAAGGCGCGCCACGCTTGCGCGGTCTCCTGGTCGTGGCCCGGCTCGGCGAAGCGCGCCAGATTGCTGCCAAGCAATTCCGCTTTGCTCACCCCGAACAACTCGCAGGCCGCCGGGTTGGCGTCTATGTAGTTGCCCTGATCATCGGCAATCACCATCGCTTCGAGGGCGTTGTCGAAGACGGCGCGAAAGAGTTGCTCGCCAGCCGGCGGCACGTCACCTGTCGGCTTACGCGGCGCCGCTGAGCCTGTCCGTTTTTGCATAGGCAAGAGATTGCGAGGATGGCCGGACGGCTCGCCTCACCCCTGTTGGTTACGATACAAGCGTCTGCAAGAACCCCTAAGAATAGAGTTTATACAAGTTGCGGGCCAAACTGAAGCGCCGGCACAGGGCAAGAGAGAAAGGCATAGACCGCCCTTTGCCGCGTGTCGCCGGCCCCTGGTTATTCGCTACCGGTCAGAAAAGTTGAGCGCATGACCAAGGATTGAAGTCGGCGGACAATGCTTAATAATTTTTCTTCCTTTACGATTTTCCATGATAGAATCGCTGCCCATCATCGGCCCATTAGTTTTCGCAGCTCAAATCCTGTAGCGCCCGGCAGCACACGAAGCAGGCTATGGCAAACAAAGGAACCGCAGCGCTTTCCGATAGCAAGACCTCTCCGGTAACGAATCGCGCCATCGCTCGCCGCCACGAGCGGCGCTGGCGACCCACGCTGCCGCAGTACGCCATGCTTCTAGTGGTGTTTCTGGTTATGGCCGCCGGCCCGCTGGTAATCAAGCCGACTCCCCAGACTGGCCGCGTGGTCAATCTCACGCTGATGCAGTTGAACGATGTCTATCAACTGTTGCCAAACGGCCCGAATGCCGAGGGCGGGCTGGCGCGCATCGCCACCTTGCAAAAGACAATCGTCAGCCAATCCGACCACGTCATTTTTGTGCTTTCCGGAGACACGCTGTCGCCGTCGCTGGAATCGATTGCCTTCAAGGGCGGGCAGATGATTGACATCTGGAACAACCTCGGGCTGAACCTCGCGGTGCTTGGCAATCACGAGTTCGATCTTGGGCCCGATGTCTTACGCCAGCGGTTGCGGGAATCGCATTTCACATGGCTGGCGGCAAACGTGATTGACAAAACGACGGGCGCGCCTTTCGGCGGCGCGCAACGTTTCGTCATCCAGGAGGTAGATGGGGTGCGCGTCGGCATCTTCGGCCTGCTGACGGCAGACACCGCGCAAACGTCGCAGCCCGGCCCCGACATCGAGATTCTCGATCCCATTGCCACGGCGCGCGACCTGGTGCCGCAGATGCGCGCGCAGGGCGCGCAGGTCGTCATCGGCCTGACTCACCTCTTGCTTGCCGACGATAAGCGATTGGCCGAAGCCGTGCCGCTCGATTTGATTCTCGGCGGCCATGACCATCAGCTGATTGCGCCCGAAGCCGGCATGACGCCGATCTACAAAATGGGCTCGGACGCCCGCAACCTGGGCCGCCTCGACCTCAAGATTGATGCGCGCAGCGGCAAGCTACAGGGCAGCGAATGGACAGTCATCCCGGTCACACAGGGAGTGCAGGAGGACGCCCGCGTCCGCGCCATCATCGATGATTATGAGAGCAAGCTCGGCGGCGTGCTGGGCGGCATCAACCTCGAAGAGAAGATCGGTGAATCGACGGTCGACCTGGACGCGGAGCAGGAGTCGGTGCGCGCCCGCGAAGCCAACGTCGGGGACTTTATCGCCGACACCTTCCGCGAAGCGACCGGCGCCGATGTCGGGCTGGTAAACGGCGGCGGGCTGCGCTCGGACCTGCTTTACAAAGCCGGGCCGATCACCAACCGCGTCGTCTATTCGATCCTCCCTTTCAAGAACAAAGTCGTGATGATTGCGGTGACCGGGGCCGAGCTGCGCGGCGCCCTTGAGCGCGGCGTCAGCCGCATCATCGAGCAGACAGAAGACGGCGGCTTCCCGCAGGTCGCGGGCCTGCGGTTCGTCTATAACGGCTTGCGCCCGCCGGGCTCGCGCGTCACCAGCGTCACGGTCGGCGGCCAGCCGCTGGACGACAGTAAGAGCTACCGGCTGGCGACGATCAGTTACATCGCGGGCGGCAACGAAGGTTATGACATGTTTCGCGGCAAAGCCGATTTGCTGCCGCCGGGAAGCAACCAGACCGACGCCGACCTGGTGCGCGAAAAGATTAAGAAGGCGCTGAAGATTTCGCCGGCCCTTGACGGACGGATCAGCCGCCAGGACGCGCCCTGATTGGCGGCGGGCGGTCCGCGAGCATCTGGCTGCCGACGCTCGACATACAATTTAACGTTAAAGCGAGACTTGCGATGAAGACTTTGTCACTGGTTCTCCGCGTTGAAATCTGGTTATTGCTCGGCGGTCTGATGGCGGTCATCACCTACCAGCTACTGACCGGCAAGATCAACACCAGCGGCATGCTGACGACCAAAGCCGGCACCCGCAACTTCTCTCCGGCGCGCCTGCAATTAATGGTCATCACGCTGGCCATCGCCGCTTATTACCTGTTTCTTGGGCTCAGTGATTCACACTCAAAGACGCTTCCGGAATTGCCCGACGAGATGATGCTGCTGCTAGGCGGCAGTCATGGAGCTTACC
The DNA window shown above is from Blastocatellia bacterium and carries:
- a CDS encoding ATP-binding protein, whose product is MQKRTGSAAPRKPTGDVPPAGEQLFRAVFDNALEAMVIADDQGNYIDANPAACELFGVSKAELLGSNLARFAEPGHDQETAQAWRAFLDAGEQQGLFRLIRPDGEVRDLEYNARANILPGRHLSILRDVTQRQRTALALSEQAEELAAVNRIGKILAAELDVRKIVQALTDAATELTGARFGSFFYNVVDESGASYMLYTLSGMPIEHFKNFPMPRATEIFGPTFRGESVIRLADVRRDPRYGKNSPYHGIPPGHLPVVSYLAVPVVLRSGEVVGGLFFGHPDPNVFTERAERIVVGLAPHAAIAIENARLYQQAQRAIVERDELLAREQAARADSEAANRIKDEFLATVSHELRTPLNAMIGWSRMLRTGRLDDETRDLALETIERNVRLQTQVVEDILDVSHIITGKLQLKPHPLELSPVIAAAVVALRPAANAKGIEITLALDEDAGIISGDADRLQQVVWNLLSNAVKFTPAGGRVHIRLERAGQSARIIVSDTGEGLSRDFLPFAFDRFRQADSTSTRVHGGLGLGLAIVRHIVEMHGGTVSAESQGEGSGATFTVALPLLRPPGDAPAGGVSSDDSEWRDRP
- a CDS encoding 5'-nucleotidase C-terminal domain-containing protein, translating into MANKGTAALSDSKTSPVTNRAIARRHERRWRPTLPQYAMLLVVFLVMAAGPLVIKPTPQTGRVVNLTLMQLNDVYQLLPNGPNAEGGLARIATLQKTIVSQSDHVIFVLSGDTLSPSLESIAFKGGQMIDIWNNLGLNLAVLGNHEFDLGPDVLRQRLRESHFTWLAANVIDKTTGAPFGGAQRFVIQEVDGVRVGIFGLLTADTAQTSQPGPDIEILDPIATARDLVPQMRAQGAQVVIGLTHLLLADDKRLAEAVPLDLILGGHDHQLIAPEAGMTPIYKMGSDARNLGRLDLKIDARSGKLQGSEWTVIPVTQGVQEDARVRAIIDDYESKLGGVLGGINLEEKIGESTVDLDAEQESVRAREANVGDFIADTFREATGADVGLVNGGGLRSDLLYKAGPITNRVVYSILPFKNKVVMIAVTGAELRGALERGVSRIIEQTEDGGFPQVAGLRFVYNGLRPPGSRVTSVTVGGQPLDDSKSYRLATISYIAGGNEGYDMFRGKADLLPPGSNQTDADLVREKIKKALKISPALDGRISRQDAP